In the Flavisolibacter tropicus genome, one interval contains:
- a CDS encoding SusC/RagA family TonB-linked outer membrane protein: MRKLLLCAWVLLLGITSWAQQAITGTVVDASNNPLSGVSVQLLNSSIGTTTDANGRFSISVPNKTGVLQFSYVGFQTQTIDLATATVDLKVTMQGGGQGNLQEVVVTGIASSVRRSNLANAVSSISAKQLVGTTVQPSMDAALYGKFTGANISANSGSPGGGISVKLRGITSLIANSQPLFIVDGVYYDNSSILPGLNSVSKAAGQGSTDFQDNQSNRIADLDPEDIDRIEILKGASAAAIYGARAATGVVIVTTKRGKSGKPRIELGQSFGVQMQLRKLGMSDWTAQKVVAVFDSSRLALYNASNGKTYNYEDELFGNKGFMSNTRISVSGGNDATKYYLGYTYKDDEGIVKRTGYQKSSFRVNVDQRVTNFLDLSVSANYVNSQADRGYFNNDNTSSTMGVSYVATPNWVNLYPDANGVYPKHPFVPSNFIQTRDLITNREKVERMLVGGTGTWKILNKGIHDLRLIARGGIDQYTLNTIAIFPPDLQFQSGGNGTNGASINGTAITKGSNLSAFLLYSLDISKDLNLRTQAGLTAENFDQDHVLNTATQLIGTQTNVNQAGAVQVQQTKIKQRDRGFFVQEEANYKELVIATVGLRGDRSSRNGDANKLYYFPKGSVAFNVHKLGGGLSLGPISQIKLRGAYGESGNFAPFGAIYSPLVSVGYGGTTGSLINITRGNTNLKPETQKELEMGTDIGAWNNRVTLEFTYYRKIVDDLILKADVALSSGFQDYWQNVAKIRNTGIEIALNATIFDKKDFHWTQTTSFWQNNAIVTRLDVPAFNTGAFGATLGTYRIEEGKSPTQIVGVGRVKEDGADPNTGLAVFGDGEPDFNISSYHTLTYKNFDFSFLLHWKQGGENINLTTFLSDNFGTSHDWNDRDLDPSGQKTNGQYRLSITGTTAQPWVQNASYFRVREMGLTYTMPKEWFRNIATVRVGVSGRNLINVFDYPSYDPEVSNFGIGAISSNVEVTPYPSSKSIHFNVYVTF, encoded by the coding sequence ATGAGAAAACTTCTACTCTGCGCATGGGTACTACTGTTAGGAATTACGAGCTGGGCCCAGCAAGCTATTACAGGGACAGTAGTTGACGCCTCTAATAATCCATTATCAGGTGTGAGTGTACAATTGCTCAACTCCAGCATTGGAACAACCACCGATGCCAATGGCCGTTTTAGTATTTCTGTTCCAAATAAAACAGGTGTCCTTCAATTCTCTTATGTTGGTTTTCAAACGCAAACTATCGATCTGGCTACCGCTACTGTAGATCTGAAGGTGACGATGCAGGGAGGAGGACAAGGTAACTTGCAAGAGGTAGTAGTAACAGGTATTGCCTCTTCTGTAAGGCGTTCTAACTTGGCAAATGCCGTTTCTTCTATTTCAGCAAAGCAATTAGTTGGAACTACGGTACAGCCATCAATGGATGCCGCATTGTATGGCAAGTTTACAGGCGCCAACATTTCGGCAAACTCTGGCTCTCCAGGCGGAGGTATATCTGTTAAGCTGAGAGGTATAACTTCCTTAATTGCCAACTCACAGCCACTCTTTATTGTCGACGGTGTTTACTACGATAACTCATCTATTCTTCCAGGCTTGAACTCTGTTTCAAAAGCAGCAGGCCAGGGAAGTACAGATTTCCAGGACAACCAATCGAATCGTATAGCCGACCTGGATCCGGAAGATATTGATCGTATTGAAATACTGAAAGGGGCTTCTGCGGCAGCTATCTATGGTGCCAGGGCGGCCACTGGTGTTGTAATTGTTACTACTAAGCGGGGCAAATCTGGCAAACCTCGAATTGAATTAGGGCAATCTTTTGGCGTGCAAATGCAATTAAGAAAGTTAGGCATGTCGGATTGGACAGCCCAGAAAGTGGTAGCTGTTTTCGATTCTAGCAGGCTTGCGCTGTACAACGCATCTAATGGAAAAACCTATAATTATGAAGACGAGTTATTTGGCAATAAAGGGTTTATGAGTAATACGCGCATCAGCGTGAGTGGAGGTAATGATGCTACTAAGTATTACCTGGGTTATACTTACAAAGATGATGAAGGTATAGTAAAAAGAACCGGCTATCAGAAATCTTCTTTTCGGGTGAATGTGGATCAGCGTGTTACTAATTTTCTGGATCTATCTGTAAGTGCTAATTATGTGAACTCCCAGGCAGACAGGGGCTATTTTAATAACGATAATACCAGTTCCACAATGGGGGTATCGTATGTAGCGACACCCAATTGGGTGAATTTATATCCCGATGCCAATGGCGTGTATCCAAAGCACCCTTTTGTGCCTTCTAACTTTATACAAACAAGGGACTTGATCACCAATCGTGAAAAAGTAGAAAGAATGCTTGTAGGGGGCACAGGCACTTGGAAGATTCTGAATAAGGGTATTCATGATCTGCGTCTTATTGCCAGAGGCGGTATTGACCAGTATACCCTGAATACCATTGCTATTTTTCCACCAGATCTACAGTTTCAATCAGGGGGTAACGGTACCAATGGTGCATCTATTAATGGAACAGCCATTACTAAAGGATCGAATCTGTCGGCTTTTTTACTGTATTCTTTGGATATCTCTAAGGATCTGAACTTGCGTACACAGGCTGGTTTGACCGCTGAGAATTTTGATCAGGACCATGTATTGAATACGGCTACCCAATTGATTGGTACCCAAACCAATGTTAACCAGGCCGGTGCGGTTCAGGTGCAACAAACAAAGATCAAGCAAAGAGACCGCGGTTTCTTTGTGCAGGAAGAAGCCAACTACAAAGAACTGGTAATAGCAACTGTTGGATTAAGGGGAGATCGATCATCTCGAAATGGCGACGCTAACAAACTCTATTACTTTCCCAAAGGTTCTGTTGCCTTTAACGTGCATAAATTGGGTGGCGGTTTATCACTAGGGCCAATCAGCCAAATAAAGCTTCGTGGTGCTTATGGTGAATCAGGAAACTTCGCACCATTTGGAGCCATTTATTCACCTTTAGTGTCTGTAGGATATGGCGGAACTACTGGATCGCTAATTAATATAACACGCGGTAATACGAATCTGAAACCTGAGACTCAAAAAGAGCTGGAGATGGGAACAGATATCGGAGCTTGGAACAACCGCGTTACGCTGGAATTTACCTATTACAGGAAGATTGTTGATGATCTGATCCTAAAAGCGGACGTTGCTTTGTCTTCCGGCTTTCAAGATTATTGGCAGAATGTAGCTAAAATCAGAAACACCGGTATTGAAATAGCACTAAATGCTACCATATTCGATAAAAAAGATTTTCACTGGACACAAACCACCTCTTTCTGGCAAAACAATGCTATTGTTACCCGGCTAGACGTTCCTGCATTTAATACAGGAGCCTTTGGTGCTACCTTAGGAACATACCGGATAGAGGAAGGAAAAAGCCCTACACAAATTGTGGGAGTGGGTAGAGTGAAAGAAGATGGTGCTGACCCCAATACCGGCCTGGCAGTGTTTGGTGATGGTGAACCAGATTTTAATATTTCTTCTTATCATACCCTGACTTACAAAAATTTCGACTTTAGTTTTCTGTTACACTGGAAACAGGGAGGTGAAAACATCAACCTAACCACATTCCTTTCTGACAATTTTGGTACGTCTCATGATTGGAACGATAGAGATCTTGACCCAAGCGGTCAGAAGACTAACGGACAGTACCGGTTATCAATAACTGGAACAACTGCACAACCTTGGGTGCAGAATGCTAGTTATTTCCGGGTGCGGGAGATGGGCTTGACCTATACAATGCCGAAAGAATGGTTTAGAAATATCGCCACTGTACGAGTGGGGGTTTCTGGTCGTAACCTCATTAACGTTTTTGATTATCCTAGCTATGATCCAGAGGTTTCCAATTTTGGTATTGGAGCTATTTCCAGCAACGTAGAGGTTACTCCTTATCCATCATCTAAAAGTATTCACTTTAACGTGTATGTTACCTTCTAG
- a CDS encoding RagB/SusD family nutrient uptake outer membrane protein: MRPNINRYQTVLLILFYALVLNACKVDPIEDPNNPNGNTIGENATIGEIQNLATGTESAMRDNLNNYYDDVGVIGREIYRFSASDPRFTTELLGKGNAVLDSNTFYITNPYGARYRTIRNANILIDALTNTKAVANGTITEEQRKAGIAYAKTIQAHELLSVLNLLYNNGVRVDVKDPDKLGPILNRQQGLDAILNLLNEANADLKDKSADLPFNTLLSFLDPPSRKASDFSKFNRALAARVAVYKEDWATANTALNESFLSLTGDLKMGVYYRYSVAGNDQLNTVFFPLNSSGEVRLAHPSYVTDATTGDLRLSKASKRTAPESLDGLTSNYDLNIYKTNVDPIPIIRNEELILLIAEVKAQLGTTTEAVAAINRIRNAAGIGNYTGATDKQSLITEILKQRRYSLFGEGHRWIDMRRYNLLSQLPIDRTGDDVWVQFPIPANEPR, from the coding sequence ATGAGACCAAATATCAATAGATATCAAACAGTACTTCTAATACTTTTCTACGCACTGGTATTAAATGCCTGTAAAGTGGATCCCATAGAAGATCCCAATAACCCTAATGGTAATACCATTGGAGAAAACGCTACAATTGGTGAAATTCAAAATCTGGCCACGGGTACAGAATCTGCTATGCGAGACAACCTGAATAATTATTATGATGATGTCGGTGTAATTGGGCGTGAAATTTATCGCTTTTCTGCTTCTGACCCGCGTTTTACAACAGAGTTGTTAGGGAAAGGGAATGCAGTCTTGGATAGCAATACTTTTTACATCACCAATCCTTATGGAGCGCGATACAGGACTATCCGGAACGCTAATATTTTAATTGATGCATTAACCAATACAAAAGCCGTTGCAAATGGCACTATTACAGAAGAACAACGGAAGGCAGGAATAGCCTATGCCAAAACCATACAGGCACATGAGTTACTGAGTGTCTTAAATCTTTTATATAATAATGGAGTCAGAGTTGATGTGAAAGACCCGGATAAGCTTGGACCTATTTTAAACAGGCAACAAGGACTGGATGCCATCCTGAATCTTTTGAATGAGGCCAATGCGGATTTAAAAGACAAAAGTGCCGATCTTCCGTTCAATACCTTGCTCTCATTTTTAGATCCCCCATCCCGCAAAGCTTCCGATTTTTCAAAGTTTAATAGAGCCTTGGCTGCACGAGTAGCTGTTTATAAAGAAGATTGGGCAACTGCCAATACAGCATTGAACGAATCTTTTCTTAGCCTGACAGGTGATTTAAAAATGGGGGTCTACTATCGATACTCAGTGGCAGGGAACGACCAGTTGAATACTGTATTCTTTCCATTGAATTCTAGTGGGGAGGTAAGATTAGCTCACCCAAGCTATGTTACTGACGCTACTACTGGGGATCTTAGGTTAAGTAAGGCTTCGAAAAGAACAGCTCCTGAATCGTTAGACGGCTTGACTAGTAATTATGACTTAAACATTTATAAAACGAATGTTGATCCGATACCTATAATCAGGAACGAAGAATTGATATTGCTTATTGCAGAGGTTAAGGCACAGTTAGGCACTACGACCGAGGCGGTTGCCGCCATCAACCGGATCCGGAATGCAGCAGGTATAGGAAACTATACAGGCGCAACCGATAAACAAAGTTTAATTACAGAAATATTGAAGCAACGGCGTTATTCCCTGTTTGGAGAAGGGCACCGATGGATTGATATGCGGCGTTATAATTTATTAAGCCAACTGCCCATTGATAGAACAGGCGATGATGTATGGGTTCAATTTCCTATACCGGCAAATGAGCCCAGATAG